One genomic region from Candidatus Paceibacterota bacterium encodes:
- a CDS encoding pilus assembly PilX N-terminal domain-containing protein, with translation MESFIGWNRSFGSIQNNQGFTLLFGILIGGFMLAIGTSVLGFAARQTGVSGLGRESQSAFYAADSGMECAKYFDIKNNAFLSSSGSIQCGGYTINFSDPGDTQCPNATLETCEVRNLAVNVSTGQTDPSAEVVIYKSQQSGRTTIKSSGHNTRDLTRLLRVERTVEVAYTPDSYSACEGVNPPPDVTGIPNEQLITINAYGIRCDDEGDLPDWMNAETENNEEIISPEMVTEFLATNPSCRLETRCFEWGYTGDVYIPHRTRLGSAGEPDPVSGWNSGSWYQFSRPSTVSRPATIKIEPLDPLQEIWVRYVLTEEDFDFLEPFTQNEVRTDGQSNPYCTDGDPNTSCSYRLGNPEPSAEMICHKDQENYDNYDAVRQAVAGGTYTCVGFSAPKN, from the coding sequence ATGGAAAGCTTCATAGGTTGGAATCGTTCTTTTGGTTCAATACAGAATAATCAAGGGTTCACGTTGCTATTCGGTATTCTAATTGGTGGTTTTATGCTTGCGATTGGTACAAGTGTTTTAGGTTTCGCGGCTCGCCAGACAGGAGTGAGTGGTCTTGGCAGGGAATCGCAGTCTGCGTTCTATGCTGCTGACTCCGGAATGGAGTGTGCAAAATATTTTGATATTAAAAATAATGCTTTTCTTTCATCTAGTGGAAGTATTCAATGTGGTGGGTACACAATTAACTTCTCTGATCCAGGTGACACTCAATGCCCAAATGCCACACTAGAGACGTGTGAAGTTCGAAATCTAGCGGTTAATGTGTCAACGGGCCAGACAGATCCATCTGCAGAAGTTGTTATTTATAAAAGCCAGCAGTCAGGTAGGACAACAATTAAATCTTCCGGGCACAACACCAGAGACTTAACTAGGTTGTTACGAGTAGAAAGAACAGTTGAGGTAGCGTATACGCCCGATTCATACTCAGCGTGTGAAGGTGTTAATCCGCCACCAGATGTGACAGGAATTCCTAATGAGCAATTGATTACAATTAATGCCTATGGTATTCGCTGTGATGATGAGGGGGACCTTCCTGATTGGATGAATGCTGAGACTGAAAATAATGAGGAGATAATAAGTCCAGAAATGGTAACTGAATTTTTAGCTACTAACCCCAGCTGTAGACTTGAGACAAGATGTTTTGAGTGGGGATATACAGGAGATGTATATATTCCTCATCGTACCCGTCTTGGTTCAGCTGGTGAACCTGACCCTGTATCAGGGTGGAACTCAGGATCCTGGTATCAATTTTCCAGGCCTTCAACTGTTTCTCGACCTGCAACGATAAAAATAGAACCACTCGATCCACTGCAAGAGATTTGGGTTAGGTATGTATTAACTGAAGAAGATTTCGATTTTCTCGAGCCGTTTACGCAAAATGAAGTTCGTACTGACGGTCAGTCCAACCCATACTGTACTGATGGAGACCCTAATACAAGTTGTTCATATAGACTTGGAAATCCAGAACCTTCTGCTGAAATGATTTGCCATAAAGACCAAGAAAACTATGATAACTATGATGCAGTACGACAAGCTGTTGCTGGTGGCACCTATACATGTGTGGGATTCAGTGCTCCGAAAAACTAG
- a CDS encoding ATPase, T2SS/T4P/T4SS family, translated as MQITDKQLKEFILDSGLVSEEDFAVVTKAAKEKNSDIGNELVAAGKLSDDDLRRIHALILGVPYVDLKNQKIDFDVLSLIPEPVARNNNIVAFARKGDSLEVAMLDIHDLSAIDFVKKKVGLRILPRLTDSASIKALLVQYQKSLKAEFGDLIQKDAGSIKTIADANDGEEGSADELKKMAEDLPVVRIVDTLLKHAIIQGASDIHIEPQENELIVRYRIDGLLHDAMVLPGYVATSITARLKVLSNLKLDEKRLPQDGRFKVDSGGEKVSFRVSMLPTYYGEKTVMRLLRESVSGFTLEALGFHGQALEALHKATTLATGMILTTGPTGSGKSTTLYTLLDILNTPDVNISTVEDPIEYQMKRINQTQVKPEIGFTFSIGLRTLVRQDPDIIMVGEIRDNETANLAINAALTGHLVLSTLHTNSAAGAVPRLIDMKAEPFLLVSTLDVIIGQRLVRKLGEHKEKFNLSEGEISRLKEVVDLDKVIAALKNEGIVPKDSTIETIPFFRPVTQTQDDDGYKGRVGIYEVLKLTATIRELIMKSATPKQIEEQAKKEGMLTMLEDGIFKAVQGVTTIEEVLRVVTE; from the coding sequence ATGCAAATAACAGATAAGCAACTCAAGGAATTTATTCTAGATTCAGGACTTGTATCCGAGGAAGATTTTGCTGTTGTAACGAAAGCTGCAAAAGAAAAAAATAGTGATATTGGAAACGAATTAGTTGCTGCTGGGAAATTATCTGATGATGATTTGCGTCGAATACACGCGCTTATCTTAGGTGTTCCATACGTAGATCTTAAAAATCAAAAAATTGATTTTGATGTTTTATCTTTGATTCCTGAGCCAGTTGCAAGAAACAACAACATTGTTGCGTTTGCAAGGAAAGGGGATTCATTGGAGGTGGCGATGCTCGACATTCATGATCTGTCAGCAATTGACTTCGTAAAGAAAAAGGTGGGTTTGCGAATCTTGCCACGACTCACCGACTCTGCATCTATTAAGGCATTGCTTGTGCAATACCAGAAGAGTCTTAAAGCTGAATTCGGAGACTTGATTCAAAAGGATGCGGGTTCAATTAAAACTATTGCTGATGCAAATGATGGGGAGGAGGGTTCTGCTGATGAGCTTAAAAAAATGGCAGAAGATCTGCCTGTTGTTCGTATTGTAGATACACTGCTTAAGCATGCAATCATCCAAGGTGCGTCAGACATTCACATTGAGCCGCAGGAAAACGAGTTGATTGTTCGGTACCGTATCGATGGATTGTTGCATGATGCCATGGTGTTGCCGGGATATGTTGCGACAAGTATCACTGCTCGACTAAAGGTGTTGTCGAACTTGAAGTTGGATGAAAAGCGACTCCCACAAGATGGTCGATTTAAAGTTGATTCAGGAGGAGAAAAAGTCTCGTTCCGTGTTTCAATGCTACCAACATATTATGGTGAAAAGACAGTTATGCGTCTCCTTCGGGAAAGCGTGTCTGGGTTTACTCTTGAAGCACTTGGTTTTCACGGGCAGGCTCTTGAGGCGCTCCATAAGGCTACAACACTCGCTACAGGAATGATTCTTACTACTGGTCCAACTGGATCGGGTAAGTCAACTACACTCTATACATTACTGGATATCCTCAATACTCCCGATGTAAACATCTCAACTGTTGAAGATCCTATTGAATACCAAATGAAACGTATTAACCAAACGCAGGTTAAGCCTGAAATTGGTTTTACCTTCTCGATTGGTTTGCGCACACTTGTTCGACAAGACCCAGACATCATCATGGTGGGAGAAATTCGAGACAATGAGACAGCAAACCTTGCTATTAACGCTGCCTTGACTGGTCACTTGGTGCTCTCAACACTCCACACTAACTCTGCAGCAGGAGCCGTACCTCGCCTTATCGACATGAAGGCAGAACCATTCCTCCTTGTCTCAACACTCGATGTAATTATCGGTCAGCGTCTCGTTCGAAAGCTTGGAGAGCATAAGGAGAAGTTTAATTTGTCTGAGGGAGAAATTTCTCGCCTAAAGGAAGTTGTTGATCTAGATAAGGTGATAGCAGCACTAAAAAATGAAGGTATCGTGCCTAAGGATTCTACAATTGAGACTATTCCATTCTTTAGACCAGTTACACAAACTCAAGATGATGACGGATATAAAGGACGAGTGGGAATTTATGAGGTTCTTAAGTTAACAGCAACAATTAGGGAGTTGATTATGAAAAGCGCCACACCAAAACAAATTGAAGAACAGGCTAAGAAGGAAGGAATGTTGACCATGCTTGAAGATGGAATATTTAAAGCGGTTCAAGGGGTTACAACTATTGAAGAGGTGTTACGTGTAGTAACTGAATAG
- a CDS encoding cob(I)yrinic acid a,c-diamide adenosyltransferase, translated as MLYTGSGDDGKMTTFGCDQRVSKSSAIAEALGSLDEINSFLGFCKVRSRDAAFMVKDTLSFEQVAHDMQQKLFIIQATVAGYPKPLGENAVEGLGEVIDYIETHMDPIKTFFISGGTELAATFDFARTLARRAERRVVAVSEEQAEKIPAEVLQYMNRLSSMLYALARYANHLAGIKEEPPKYS; from the coding sequence ATGCTCTATACGGGAAGCGGTGATGATGGAAAGATGACAACTTTTGGATGTGACCAGAGAGTCTCTAAAAGTTCTGCAATTGCTGAGGCGTTAGGTTCGCTCGACGAGATTAATTCATTTCTTGGATTTTGTAAGGTTCGGTCACGTGATGCTGCGTTTATGGTTAAAGACACTCTGTCTTTTGAACAAGTTGCGCATGATATGCAACAAAAGCTGTTTATCATTCAGGCAACGGTTGCAGGGTACCCTAAACCGCTCGGAGAAAATGCGGTTGAAGGATTGGGCGAAGTGATTGATTACATAGAAACACATATGGATCCAATCAAGACTTTCTTTATTTCAGGTGGAACTGAGCTTGCCGCAACATTTGATTTTGCACGGACGCTCGCAAGAAGGGCAGAGCGAAGGGTGGTAGCAGTTTCCGAAGAACAAGCAGAAAAAATTCCTGCGGAAGTGCTTCAATATATGAATAGGTTATCTAGTATGTTATATGCGCTAGCACGATATGCTAACCACTTAGCAGGAATCAAAGAAGAACCACCAAAATATTCATAG
- a CDS encoding RNA methyltransferase, which translates to MIPKPDFLLIRSLKDKKHRTTQRKFLVEGEKSVAELLSSSFDINFILGTEEFLKEHAAVLKSRGIRIITGTQEDIEQAGTLESNRSAIAVAGQRVTTPPAPVNPGEIVIALSSVRDPGNLGTILRIADWYGVKRIIASQDTAEFYNPKTIAASMGSFIRTQLVHTNIGDWLVKANAPIIGSSLDGENVHSIVFPKEGVLVMGNEANGIDPTLEKHIQTRISIPRHGHAESLNVAIATAVILDNWKR; encoded by the coding sequence ATGATACCTAAACCTGACTTCCTGCTCATACGCTCTCTTAAGGATAAAAAGCATAGAACGACTCAACGTAAATTTCTAGTTGAGGGAGAGAAAAGTGTCGCAGAACTCCTTTCTTCTAGCTTTGATATTAACTTTATTCTCGGTACAGAAGAATTTCTTAAAGAACATGCAGCTGTTCTAAAAAGTAGAGGTATCCGTATAATTACGGGAACCCAAGAGGACATTGAACAAGCTGGAACACTTGAAAGCAACCGCTCAGCAATCGCAGTGGCCGGTCAACGTGTAACTACTCCACCTGCTCCCGTTAATCCTGGTGAGATCGTTATTGCCCTTTCATCAGTACGCGACCCAGGAAACCTCGGGACCATTTTACGTATTGCTGACTGGTATGGAGTAAAACGGATTATTGCTTCACAAGACACAGCCGAATTTTATAACCCAAAGACAATCGCCGCTTCTATGGGATCATTTATTCGCACGCAATTAGTACACACAAATATTGGTGATTGGTTAGTGAAAGCAAATGCACCAATCATTGGAAGCTCTCTTGATGGTGAAAATGTGCACTCAATAGTATTTCCTAAAGAAGGTGTGTTAGTTATGGGAAATGAAGCTAACGGAATTGACCCGACTCTTGAAAAGCATATTCAAACTCGTATTTCTATTCCACGACACGGACATGCCGAGTCACTCAATGTAGCAATCGCAACTGCTGTGATATTAGACAACTGGAAGCGGTAA
- a CDS encoding N-acetylmuramoyl-L-alanine amidase, with product MKKTILTLALIAVTVFSVLEYQWGINGVYSKVKNFTASVFFVDSVTGDSLRDVYANANKKGGRKIKILVVPGHDQRYFGTEFNGLKEVEMTIALGEELHRLLAKDKKIEAYITQTKDGYVPELNDYFENKKDEVLAFISEQKEQMKFYASTGEIKVLPASSNKSAPSLAAYRLYAINKWANSKGMDIIIHIHFNDYEGRKKGHPGAYSGFSIYTPEKQYSNAKGSRALADAIHARLGESFSKSNIGKERSGIVEDQELIAVGANNTLDGAGILIEYGYIYEPSFADPVVRKAVLDTMALKTYEGIMDFFKEVNRNERIF from the coding sequence ATGAAAAAGACAATTTTAACCCTAGCTTTAATTGCGGTAACTGTCTTTTCAGTGCTCGAGTATCAGTGGGGAATTAATGGGGTATATAGCAAGGTGAAGAATTTTACAGCTTCTGTTTTCTTCGTGGACTCTGTAACAGGGGACTCGTTAAGGGACGTGTACGCTAATGCAAACAAAAAAGGTGGTCGGAAGATAAAGATATTAGTAGTACCCGGACATGATCAGAGATATTTCGGCACTGAATTTAATGGATTGAAAGAGGTAGAGATGACAATTGCACTTGGTGAGGAACTCCACAGGTTACTTGCAAAAGACAAAAAAATTGAAGCATACATTACACAAACAAAGGATGGATATGTTCCAGAGTTGAATGATTACTTTGAAAACAAAAAGGATGAGGTTTTAGCGTTTATTTCGGAGCAGAAAGAACAAATGAAATTTTATGCAAGTACTGGTGAAATCAAGGTGCTTCCAGCGTCGTCTAATAAAAGTGCCCCGTCTCTAGCGGCATATCGATTGTACGCAATAAACAAATGGGCAAATAGTAAAGGGATGGATATTATTATCCATATACATTTTAATGACTATGAGGGTAGGAAAAAGGGCCATCCAGGGGCATATAGTGGTTTTTCTATATATACTCCTGAAAAGCAGTATTCTAATGCAAAAGGATCACGTGCATTAGCAGATGCAATCCATGCTCGACTAGGGGAGAGTTTTTCAAAAAGTAACATTGGAAAGGAAAGAAGTGGAATTGTTGAGGATCAGGAACTCATCGCTGTTGGAGCAAATAACACGCTTGATGGTGCGGGTATTTTGATTGAGTATGGATATATCTATGAGCCTTCGTTTGCTGATCCAGTGGTCCGAAAGGCTGTGCTAGACACAATGGCATTAAAAACATATGAAGGGATAATGGATTTCTTTAAAGAGGTAAACAGGAATGAAAGAATATTTTAA
- a CDS encoding DUF2914 domain-containing protein encodes MKEYFKRKIDIYRDFWVKYERHISSGALLLGFIIDSLTLRRVDMFLENLVFFAYLTIAGTGILLLNLCEAGRLRGYLFERLPPFLLIAIQFAFGGLFSGFVVFYYRSASLSVSWPFILILAIMLVGNELFKKYYLRLSFQMGIFFLALLGVMIYFVPLMVGQIGASVFLMSGVTALLLVTLFSQLIKKLIPIRYAASRKSLVISVGVVYAVITVFYFANIIPPIPLAAKEVRAYHSVTRTAEGYVIRKEPARRFDFLRLSETVHLAPGEPVYVYTSIFAPSAFESMDVVHKWEYYNSKTNRWVESSRITFTITGGRDEGYRGYSMKSAVFPGLWRVDVETLGGQRIGRAKFKVKAVDTEVQLEREVR; translated from the coding sequence ATGAAAGAATATTTTAAAAGAAAGATAGATATATATCGTGATTTTTGGGTAAAATACGAACGTCACATTTCCTCTGGTGCCTTATTGTTGGGATTTATTATAGACAGTCTCACTCTCCGTAGGGTAGATATGTTTTTGGAGAATCTAGTCTTTTTTGCATACTTAACAATTGCGGGTACAGGGATCCTCCTATTGAATTTATGTGAAGCGGGGAGGTTGCGTGGGTATCTATTTGAGCGATTACCACCGTTTTTACTTATTGCTATTCAGTTTGCTTTTGGAGGTCTATTTAGTGGTTTCGTTGTGTTTTATTATCGAAGCGCATCACTTTCGGTTAGTTGGCCGTTCATCTTAATCTTGGCCATTATGTTGGTTGGAAACGAGTTGTTTAAGAAGTACTATCTTCGACTCAGTTTTCAGATGGGTATTTTTTTCCTGGCACTACTTGGTGTGATGATTTATTTTGTTCCACTTATGGTTGGTCAGATAGGTGCATCTGTGTTTCTTATGAGTGGTGTAACTGCGCTACTACTCGTTACATTATTTTCTCAGCTAATTAAAAAGCTTATTCCAATTCGCTATGCAGCAAGTCGGAAATCACTCGTGATTTCAGTAGGTGTGGTATATGCGGTGATTACTGTTTTTTATTTTGCAAACATTATTCCTCCAATTCCACTTGCTGCGAAAGAGGTACGTGCGTATCACTCAGTTACAAGAACTGCAGAAGGGTATGTCATAAGAAAAGAGCCTGCTCGCAGGTTTGATTTTTTACGACTCTCAGAAACTGTACACCTTGCACCTGGTGAACCTGTGTATGTGTATACGTCTATATTCGCACCGTCAGCGTTTGAAAGTATGGATGTGGTACATAAGTGGGAATATTACAATTCGAAAACAAACCGTTGGGTAGAGTCATCTCGAATTACGTTTACTATCACCGGTGGAAGAGATGAAGGATATAGAGGGTACTCGATGAAATCAGCAGTATTCCCAGGGCTCTGGCGTGTTGATGTAGAGACGTTGGGTGGACAGCGTATTGGAAGAGCAAAATTTAAAGTTAAGGCAGTAGACACGGAGGTTCAACTCGAGCGAGAAGTTAGGTAG